The following proteins are encoded in a genomic region of Chelmon rostratus isolate fCheRos1 chromosome 3, fCheRos1.pri, whole genome shotgun sequence:
- the anp32b gene encoding acidic leucine-rich nuclear phosphoprotein 32 family member B isoform X1: MDMKKRIHLELRNRTPSDVRELVLDNCRSVEGKIEGLTAEFVNLEFLSLINVGLISVSNLPKLGKLKKLELSDNRISGGLDVLAEKLPNLTHLNLSGNKLKDISTLEPLKKLDNLKSLDLFNCEVTNLNDYRESVFKLLPQLTYLDGYDMEDREASDSDGEVDGDGVDDDEDEEGEEEEDEDGEEEDFDEEEDDEEDEEEVEGEEDDDEVSGEDEEEDFGQDGEVDEEDEDEDEDDDEAETGKGEKRKRDPEDEDDDDDDEDDD; this comes from the exons ATGGACATGAAAAAGAGGATCCACTTGGAGCTAAGAAACAGGACACCGTCTGAT GTACGAGAACTTGTCCTCGACAATTGTCGGTCAGTTGAAGGAAAAATCGAAGGCCTCACAGCTGAGTTTGTCAACCTGGAGTTCCTCAGTTTGATAAACGTCGGCTTAATCTCAGTGTCCAACCTGCCTAAACTAGGAAAACTCAAAAAG TTGGAGTTGAGTGACAACAGAATCAGCGGCGGCCTTGATGTTTTAGCAGAGAAACTACCCAACCTCACACATCTAAACCTGAGTGGCAACAAATTGAAAGACATCAGCACTTTGGAACCATTG AAAAAGCTGGATAACCTGAAGAGTTTGGACCTGTTCAACTGTGAAGTGACAAACCTGAATGACTACAGAGAGAGCGTGTTCAAGCTGCTGCCCCAGCTCACCTACCTGGATGGCTATGACATGGAGGACAGGGAAGCCTCTGACTCTGACGGAGAGGTGGATGGAGACGGCGTAGACGACGATGAAGACGAAG agggagaggaggaggaagacgaggacggagaggaggaggacttcgatgaggaagaggacgatgaggaagacgaagaggaggtagaaggagaagaggatgatgatgaggtcAGCGGAGAAGATGAG GAGGAAGATTTCGGTCAGGATGGGGAAGtggatgaagaagatgaagatgaggatgaagatgatgatg AAGCAGAAACTGGCAAAGGCGAGAAGAGAAAGCGAGACCCGGAGGATGaggacgacgacgacgacgatgaAGACGACGATTAA
- the anp32b gene encoding acidic leucine-rich nuclear phosphoprotein 32 family member B isoform X2 has protein sequence MDMKKRIHLELRNRTPSDVRELVLDNCRSVEGKIEGLTAEFVNLEFLSLINVGLISVSNLPKLGKLKKLELSDNRISGGLDVLAEKLPNLTHLNLSGNKLKDISTLEPLKKLDNLKSLDLFNCEVTNLNDYRESVFKLLPQLTYLDGYDMEDREASDSDGEVDGDGVDDDEDEEGEEEEDEDGEEEDFDEEEDDEEDEEEVEGEEDDDEVSGEDEEEDFGQDGEVDEEDEDEDEDDDAETGKGEKRKRDPEDEDDDDDDEDDD, from the exons ATGGACATGAAAAAGAGGATCCACTTGGAGCTAAGAAACAGGACACCGTCTGAT GTACGAGAACTTGTCCTCGACAATTGTCGGTCAGTTGAAGGAAAAATCGAAGGCCTCACAGCTGAGTTTGTCAACCTGGAGTTCCTCAGTTTGATAAACGTCGGCTTAATCTCAGTGTCCAACCTGCCTAAACTAGGAAAACTCAAAAAG TTGGAGTTGAGTGACAACAGAATCAGCGGCGGCCTTGATGTTTTAGCAGAGAAACTACCCAACCTCACACATCTAAACCTGAGTGGCAACAAATTGAAAGACATCAGCACTTTGGAACCATTG AAAAAGCTGGATAACCTGAAGAGTTTGGACCTGTTCAACTGTGAAGTGACAAACCTGAATGACTACAGAGAGAGCGTGTTCAAGCTGCTGCCCCAGCTCACCTACCTGGATGGCTATGACATGGAGGACAGGGAAGCCTCTGACTCTGACGGAGAGGTGGATGGAGACGGCGTAGACGACGATGAAGACGAAG agggagaggaggaggaagacgaggacggagaggaggaggacttcgatgaggaagaggacgatgaggaagacgaagaggaggtagaaggagaagaggatgatgatgaggtcAGCGGAGAAGATGAG GAGGAAGATTTCGGTCAGGATGGGGAAGtggatgaagaagatgaagatgaggatgaagatgatgatg CAGAAACTGGCAAAGGCGAGAAGAGAAAGCGAGACCCGGAGGATGaggacgacgacgacgacgatgaAGACGACGATTAA
- the coro2aa gene encoding coronin-2A isoform X1, which translates to MTVSKMTWRPQYRSSKFRHVFGKAATKESCYDGVPITCSVQDNNFCAVNPRFLAVITECAGGGAFLVLPVHHTGKVDPHHPRVSGHRGNVLDVKWNPFNDYCIASCSEDTTVKVWEIPPHGVLKNLTAAWKELQGHSRRVGLIEWHPTANNVLFSTAYDYKVMIWNLDSPEQVIKNPVRTISHHTDVVLSMSFNTDGSLFATTCKDRKVRLMEPRSGNLLQEANCKTHKASKVLLLGNLKMLLTTGTSRWNDRQIALWDQDDLSVPLLQENLDGSSGVLFPFYDPDTHMLYVAGKGDGNIRYYEISSEKPYIHYLTEYRSHLPQKGMGVMPKRGLDVSSCEVFRFYKLVTIKSLIEPLSMIVPRRSESYQEDIYPMTAGITPALTAEEWLSGVDKGPVLMSLRPGSQVAESYSEMSKGMGNTRDSRRSQSRPGMLQLAYIQDQLQTKDGKEDGSHAVDDRSRTPVRNGEDLALCSPPRTENELRLKFLKQQEEIRRLRELLHQRDVRVKQLELEIKNIKNSQPQSSL; encoded by the exons aTGACATGGCGTCCTCAGTACCGCAGCTCCAAGTTCCGCCACGTGTTTGGTAAGGCCGCCACCAAGGAGAGCTGCTATGATGGCGTGCCAATCACATGCAGCGTCCAGGACAACAACTTCTGCGCTGTCAACCCACGTTTCCTGGCAGTCATCACGGAGTGTGCCGGGGGAGGGGCCTTCCTGGTCCTGCCTGTCCATCAT aCAGGTAAAGTGGACCCTCACCACCCCAGAGTATCGGGCCACAGAGGCAACGTGTTAGACGTCAAGTGGAATCCCTTCAACGACTACTGCATCGCCTCCTGCTCGGAGGACACCACG gtgaaggtgtggGAGATCCCTCCTCACGGCGTGCTGAAGAACCTCACGGCAGCGTGGAAGGAGCTCCAGGGCCACAGCCGCAGAGTGGGCCTCATCGAGTGGCACCCGACCGCCAACAACGTCCTCTTCAGCACGGCCTACGACTACAAG GTGATGATCTGGAACCTGGACTCTCCAGAGCAGGTGATAAAGAACCCCGTGCGGACCATCAGCCACCACACGGACGTCGTCCTCTCCATGTCTTTCAACACTGACGGCAGCCTCTTCGCCACCACCTGCAAGGACAGGAAGGTCCGACTGATGGAGCCGCGCTCAGGAAACCTGCTGCAG gaagCAAACTGCAAGACGCACAAAGCCAGCAAGGTGCTCCTCCTGGGGAACCTGAAGATGCTGCTCACAACAGGCACTTCACGCTGGAATGATCGACAGATCGCTCTGTGGGATCAG gacGATCTGTCTGTGCCTTTGTTACAAGAGAACCTGGATGGTTCGTCGGGAGTCCTCTTTCCCTTCTACGACCccgacacacacatgctctacGTCGCTGGGAAG GGTGATGGAAATATAAGGTACTATGAGATCAGCTCAGAAAAACCATATATCCACTATCTAACAGAGTACCGCTCACACCTACCTCAGAAAGGAATgg GTGTGATGCCAAAGAGAGGCCTGGATGTGAGCTCCTGCGAGGTGTTCAGGTTCTACAAACTGGTGACAATCAAGAGTCTCATTGAGCCTCTTTCCATGATTGTGCCCCGCAGG TCGGAGTCCTACCAAGAAGACATCTATCCAATGACGGCTGGGATCACGCCTGCTCTGACTGCAGAGGAGTGGCTCAGCGGCGTCGATAAAG GTCCAGTGCTGATGTCTCTGAGGCCTGGAAGTCAAGTAGCGGAGTCGTATTCAGAGATGAGTAAGGGGATGGGAAACACGCGGGACAGTCGCAGGTCTCAGAGCAGACCAGGCATGCTTCAGCTGGCGTACATTCAGGACCAACTGCAAACCAAAGACGGCAAAGAGGACGGCAGCCACGCAGTGGACGACAGGAGTCGGACACCCGTCCGCAACGGAGAGGACCTCGCGCTTTGCTCGCCTCCTCGCACGGAGAACGAG CTGCGTCTGAAGTTCCTcaagcagcaggaggagatcCGGCGGTTGAGGGAGCTCCTCCACCAGAGGGACGTGCGTGTCaaacagctggagctggagatcAAGAACATCAAGAACTCCCAGCCTCAGAGCTCACTTTAG
- the coro2aa gene encoding coronin-2A isoform X2 encodes MTWRPQYRSSKFRHVFGKAATKESCYDGVPITCSVQDNNFCAVNPRFLAVITECAGGGAFLVLPVHHTGKVDPHHPRVSGHRGNVLDVKWNPFNDYCIASCSEDTTVKVWEIPPHGVLKNLTAAWKELQGHSRRVGLIEWHPTANNVLFSTAYDYKVMIWNLDSPEQVIKNPVRTISHHTDVVLSMSFNTDGSLFATTCKDRKVRLMEPRSGNLLQEANCKTHKASKVLLLGNLKMLLTTGTSRWNDRQIALWDQDDLSVPLLQENLDGSSGVLFPFYDPDTHMLYVAGKGDGNIRYYEISSEKPYIHYLTEYRSHLPQKGMGVMPKRGLDVSSCEVFRFYKLVTIKSLIEPLSMIVPRRSESYQEDIYPMTAGITPALTAEEWLSGVDKGPVLMSLRPGSQVAESYSEMSKGMGNTRDSRRSQSRPGMLQLAYIQDQLQTKDGKEDGSHAVDDRSRTPVRNGEDLALCSPPRTENELRLKFLKQQEEIRRLRELLHQRDVRVKQLELEIKNIKNSQPQSSL; translated from the exons aTGACATGGCGTCCTCAGTACCGCAGCTCCAAGTTCCGCCACGTGTTTGGTAAGGCCGCCACCAAGGAGAGCTGCTATGATGGCGTGCCAATCACATGCAGCGTCCAGGACAACAACTTCTGCGCTGTCAACCCACGTTTCCTGGCAGTCATCACGGAGTGTGCCGGGGGAGGGGCCTTCCTGGTCCTGCCTGTCCATCAT aCAGGTAAAGTGGACCCTCACCACCCCAGAGTATCGGGCCACAGAGGCAACGTGTTAGACGTCAAGTGGAATCCCTTCAACGACTACTGCATCGCCTCCTGCTCGGAGGACACCACG gtgaaggtgtggGAGATCCCTCCTCACGGCGTGCTGAAGAACCTCACGGCAGCGTGGAAGGAGCTCCAGGGCCACAGCCGCAGAGTGGGCCTCATCGAGTGGCACCCGACCGCCAACAACGTCCTCTTCAGCACGGCCTACGACTACAAG GTGATGATCTGGAACCTGGACTCTCCAGAGCAGGTGATAAAGAACCCCGTGCGGACCATCAGCCACCACACGGACGTCGTCCTCTCCATGTCTTTCAACACTGACGGCAGCCTCTTCGCCACCACCTGCAAGGACAGGAAGGTCCGACTGATGGAGCCGCGCTCAGGAAACCTGCTGCAG gaagCAAACTGCAAGACGCACAAAGCCAGCAAGGTGCTCCTCCTGGGGAACCTGAAGATGCTGCTCACAACAGGCACTTCACGCTGGAATGATCGACAGATCGCTCTGTGGGATCAG gacGATCTGTCTGTGCCTTTGTTACAAGAGAACCTGGATGGTTCGTCGGGAGTCCTCTTTCCCTTCTACGACCccgacacacacatgctctacGTCGCTGGGAAG GGTGATGGAAATATAAGGTACTATGAGATCAGCTCAGAAAAACCATATATCCACTATCTAACAGAGTACCGCTCACACCTACCTCAGAAAGGAATgg GTGTGATGCCAAAGAGAGGCCTGGATGTGAGCTCCTGCGAGGTGTTCAGGTTCTACAAACTGGTGACAATCAAGAGTCTCATTGAGCCTCTTTCCATGATTGTGCCCCGCAGG TCGGAGTCCTACCAAGAAGACATCTATCCAATGACGGCTGGGATCACGCCTGCTCTGACTGCAGAGGAGTGGCTCAGCGGCGTCGATAAAG GTCCAGTGCTGATGTCTCTGAGGCCTGGAAGTCAAGTAGCGGAGTCGTATTCAGAGATGAGTAAGGGGATGGGAAACACGCGGGACAGTCGCAGGTCTCAGAGCAGACCAGGCATGCTTCAGCTGGCGTACATTCAGGACCAACTGCAAACCAAAGACGGCAAAGAGGACGGCAGCCACGCAGTGGACGACAGGAGTCGGACACCCGTCCGCAACGGAGAGGACCTCGCGCTTTGCTCGCCTCCTCGCACGGAGAACGAG CTGCGTCTGAAGTTCCTcaagcagcaggaggagatcCGGCGGTTGAGGGAGCTCCTCCACCAGAGGGACGTGCGTGTCaaacagctggagctggagatcAAGAACATCAAGAACTCCCAGCCTCAGAGCTCACTTTAG